A stretch of DNA from Arthrobacter globiformis:
GCAATGAAGTTCACCGGCAGCCCCCACAGATTTGCCGTGCGCACCGCCTTCCGGGATGGAGCGAAGCGGGAGAAGTCGCAGAAGTTAAGCATCAGGGTGGAGAAGTAGGTCACAGTCAGCGCGACGGCGGCAAAGAAGGCATGCGCGGTGCCCCACTGCGCAATTCCTCCCGGCAGGTCTAGGGACACGTTCCAGCCGGCGTTGATCAGGATGTAGATGACCAGGAGGCCCATCACTGCCCAGACCGCCGGGCCGGCCCAGTCCTGGAATCTCCTGATCGTCTCCATGCCGTTGCGAAGCAGCAGAAGCTGAAGCGACCACATTAACAGGAAGGCAAGCCAGCCGAGGGTGGATTCACCGAGGAAGTTGTTTTCCGTCAGCCCGCGCAATTCGGGCCAGACCTTCAGGGCGATGATGATGACGGCGCGGGAAGCCAGCCAGGTCTGGATGCCGTACCAGGCGATGGCCACCAGTGCACGGATCAGGGCCGGCAGGTTAGCCCCGAATGTTCCAAACGAGATCCGCGCGAGCACCGGGTAAGGGACTCCGGTCTTCTGCCCTGCATAGCCGGAGAAGTTCATCAGAAAATAGACAAGAATGATCCCCACAACCAATGCAAGGAAAACCTGCCAGGCGCCGAGACCCAATGCGAAGAGGCCGGCGGCGAAGGTGTATCCGCCGAGCGAGTGGATGTCGGACATCCACATCGCGAACAGCGAATAGAAACCCCACGTGCGATTCTCGGCCGGCGCGAGGTCGTCGTTGTACAGGCGGGCACTGGCACCCGGGGGAATTGTGTGAGACACCGAATCCTCACTTCCCAACTTCTACATTCTGAAATCAATAATCTGAATGTTCCGCTGAAGGGCATCTGTCAGTGCTAATCTACTCCCTTTTCATTTCCGTGGGCCGGCGAGCCATCCGGCCAACACGTGAGGGCCGCAACTGTACGTTCGCGCTGCGTGGTGGGGCTTGAGTTGTGGAGTTGGTCGCTCCGTGGCGGCGTTTTTTGGTCGCTCCGTGTCGCAATAGTGTCCGTAAGGCGAGCACCTATTCCCAATACATCGCAGCCGCACGTGAGCAGAGGCGCATCTCATGACCGCCGACACAAAACGCCGAGGCTAGTCGACGCACCGGATCGCGTCGCAGACGTTTACGGCTGGGCGTGACGCTCCAACGCGTCCAGAGTCGTCTCGGGCGATGTGTTGAAGCAGAAGGTGATTCCGGGCGATTCCGCATTGCACACGTTGATGATCCGTCGAAGAGCTCGGTGTACTCCGGGATCATCCTGATGCCGCCCCCGATCATCACGAGGCCGAAACGATCACGACCGAACGCCGAGCGAATCTCTGCTTCGGCCTCGTCCGGGGAGGTGCCGATCAGGCAGTTGACGGCGTCGAAGCCGGCGGCCGTAGTGGCCCCGAACCCCGCTTCGATCCGTTCGGTCATCATGGCCTCGTCGAGGCCAGGAGGCAGCTTGCTATAGTCGAGGGCTCGCGCGTGGATGCCGATCATGAGGATTCGAGTCATGGGCCTCATTGTGGCATGCACGCCTCACCAACGAATTAGCCAAACCGCACCACCAATCAGGCGGGCCCGCTGGATCCTTGCTCGACCCGCCCCGCCCCAGATGAGCTGGTCCTGTAGTGCAGAGGACTCCTGACGTTCCCTGCAGACGACTTCGGAAAATGACATCGGTGGGCCGGCCCCAAGCTGCGAACCGCCCGTTAGACGGTGGCTCTGTGCGGCCGTGCTCATCGAGGTCTAGCGTCATAGGGAAAACCTTAGAGCAGAGGACAGACATGGACTTGGAAGCCGGGGAAGGATTCGACCAGACCGCCGTGCGCGTGGTGCCAGCGACTGCTGAGCAGTGGCCACGACTGGGGCACGTCTTCGGAGCCCGAGAGAAGGACCCAAACTCATGCTGGTGCCAACGATTTCTTCGGCACGAGGAGGCAGACAATCGGAGCGCGCTAGGACGTGAAGTGCAGGAAGCCGAGGTCCCGATCGGGTTGGTGGCCTACCTCGACGACGACGTCGTCGGCTGGACGCGGGTGGTACCGCGTTCGACGTTGCCGGGAGTCACCGAGAACCGCGCACTCGCCAGGATCCTTGACGACGATCCCGACGCGTGGTGGGTGTCCTGCTTCGTCGTGCGCCGCGAATACCGAGGGAAGGGCATCGGAACTGTGCTGCTCGACGCCGCGGTGGACTGGGCAGCGCAGCATGGTGCCTCCATACTCGAAGGCCACCCCATTGACACCAGCGGTCTCGCCGGCGCCCCGTCGCCATCTGCCCTCTTCACTGGAACACTCGCCATGTTCCAGCGAGCCGGGTTCGGCGAGATCGGGCGCACCTACCCAACCCGACCAGTGATGAGACAGAAGCTCCTGCACCGTTAGCCGGACGCTCAGCGGGCACGGAATGGCGTGAAACCAATCGCATGGACGCCTGAGCTGAGATGCCCCGGAAGCGGATCCTTCACCGCACGCTTGTAAGGCGGTCTCTCTTGTAAGTAGGTCTCTATAGTGGGGCGCGCCCGCCTGCCGCTTGGGCGTCCTACAAGGTAGGTCCCGAGCCAACTGCAACGGGCGGCCTAGATCAGAGCGCCCAAGGCGACTTGACGAGATTTCAGTGCGTGGCTATATTTTTTCTCGCAAGAAAAAGTGAACGGAAGTTCCCCCGCTCAAAGTAGCTGCAGTTGCCTGTTTGGGGGGAAGTACCGTTGCAGCAGTATCTGGTCGTCGACAGCTTGAGACGGCCAGTGCAGTACCAGCAGTACCGGGCCGTCAAGCAGTAGGAGACGGACACAGCAGTACCAGCAGTATCTGGTCGTCGACAGCTTGAGACGGCCAGTGCAGTACCAGCAGTACCGGGCCGTCAAGCAGTAGGAGACGGACACAGCAGTACCAGCAGTATCTGGTCGTCGACAGCTTGAGACGGCCAGTGCAGTACCAGCAGTACCGGGCCGTCAAGCAGTAGGAGACGGACACAGCAGTACCAGCAGTACCTGGTCGTCGACAGCTTGAGACGGCCAGTGCAGTACCAGCAGTACCTGGTCGTCAAGCAGTAGGAGACGGACACAGCAGTACCAGCAGTATCTGGTCGTCGACAGCTTGAGACGGCCAGTGCAGTACCAGCAGTACCGGGCCGTCAAGCAGTAGGAGACGGACACAGCAGTACCAGCAGTACCTGGTCG
This window harbors:
- a CDS encoding NCS1 family nucleobase:cation symporter-1; protein product: MSHTIPPGASARLYNDDLAPAENRTWGFYSLFAMWMSDIHSLGGYTFAAGLFALGLGAWQVFLALVVGIILVYFLMNFSGYAGQKTGVPYPVLARISFGTFGANLPALIRALVAIAWYGIQTWLASRAVIIIALKVWPELRGLTENNFLGESTLGWLAFLLMWSLQLLLLRNGMETIRRFQDWAGPAVWAVMGLLVIYILINAGWNVSLDLPGGIAQWGTAHAFFAAVALTVTYFSTLMLNFCDFSRFAPSRKAVRTANLWGLPVNFIAFSVVSVVVTAGTFKVYGEHIYDPVEIVGRIDSIWALLLGAVTFAVATLGINVVANFVSPAYDLANVWPSRIDFRRGGLIAAMIALVITPWNLFNSPVVINLFLGGLGALLGPLFGIIMTDYYVLRRQHVLVHDLFIEQGYYTYTGGWNRKADISFVVSAAPAVVVALVPLFGALSAFSWFIGAILAAAVHYMISRNDTTLAASVRAATEAELEPDASIQVRPGRKL
- a CDS encoding GNAT family N-acetyltransferase gives rise to the protein MQEAEVPIGLVAYLDDDVVGWTRVVPRSTLPGVTENRALARILDDDPDAWWVSCFVVRREYRGKGIGTVLLDAAVDWAAQHGASILEGHPIDTSGLAGAPSPSALFTGTLAMFQRAGFGEIGRTYPTRPVMRQKLLHR